One genomic segment of Flagellimonas marinaquae includes these proteins:
- a CDS encoding nicotinic acid mononucleotide adenyltransferase, protein MKNKKLLFGIILIGLLAGSCYTEVIVEDDFIEESPINTALVLESYDLWYVDINETRGNGEVPFLQRAFTISFDRGTVYANNNLSGLGKTGNGKGIDVGLYATLAGQVEINHDVDGLWLLDVYALDNNTLEIYDSRSDTSYVLEGYQKSQFDYDMVFYDNIQYVLQEYQVWEKTYTSELGALNEFDNENYLQFFSDDGGYFRSSVDAQGIPLTNIQWDYQGDYQVFDVANDATLKTLTLDYDFLGNDYFELYVINDNTIELYHVSSGTVYEFTGRGYIQYLKSNGGTGKKRSKTNNPVMNVSRQRNM, encoded by the coding sequence ATGAAAAATAAAAAACTACTCTTTGGAATTATACTCATAGGCCTATTGGCCGGTTCTTGTTATACCGAGGTTATTGTGGAAGACGATTTTATAGAAGAATCGCCCATTAATACCGCCTTGGTCTTGGAATCCTATGATCTATGGTATGTGGATATCAATGAAACTCGTGGCAATGGTGAAGTTCCCTTTTTGCAACGCGCCTTTACGATTTCTTTTGACAGGGGAACCGTTTATGCGAACAACAATCTTTCAGGTCTGGGAAAAACAGGTAATGGAAAAGGTATCGATGTAGGCTTGTATGCGACCCTTGCCGGTCAAGTGGAAATAAACCACGATGTGGATGGATTGTGGTTGCTGGATGTGTATGCGCTGGATAATAATACATTGGAAATATATGATTCAAGATCAGATACCTCCTATGTTTTGGAAGGTTATCAAAAAAGTCAGTTTGATTATGATATGGTCTTCTACGATAATATCCAATATGTATTGCAGGAGTATCAAGTTTGGGAGAAGACCTACACTAGTGAATTAGGCGCACTAAATGAGTTCGATAATGAAAACTACTTGCAATTTTTTTCAGATGATGGCGGGTATTTTAGATCCTCCGTAGATGCACAGGGAATTCCATTGACCAATATACAATGGGATTATCAGGGAGATTACCAAGTGTTCGATGTTGCCAACGATGCCACTCTGAAAACTTTAACACTCGATTATGACTTCTTGGGCAATGATTATTTTGAGTTGTACGTTATCAATGATAACACTATAGAATTGTACCATGTATCCAGTGGAACCGTGTACGAGTTTACAGGTAGAGGATACATCCAATATTTAAAATCGAACGGCGGAACAGGTAAAAAACGTTCAAAGACCAACAATCCTGTAATGAATGTTTCCCGTCAACGAAATATGTAA
- a CDS encoding c-type cytochrome: MKKTVMVLALGAMIASCGGKKEEKKDGFEVSRTKTEEKKATEKEEVPVDLDNKGVGPITDLELPDDINNEMVARGKAKFEAICVACHMVDKRMIGPALKGVYDRRSPEWVMNMILNPDGMLKEDPIAKALLKEYNNAIMLNQNLTEDEARDIAEYLRTL, from the coding sequence ATGAAAAAAACTGTTATGGTCTTGGCACTAGGTGCCATGATAGCGAGCTGCGGAGGAAAAAAAGAAGAGAAAAAAGATGGTTTTGAGGTAAGCCGCACCAAGACCGAAGAAAAGAAAGCCACGGAAAAAGAAGAAGTGCCAGTTGATTTGGACAACAAAGGTGTCGGGCCAATTACCGACTTGGAGTTACCAGATGATATCAACAATGAGATGGTTGCACGGGGCAAGGCCAAATTTGAAGCCATTTGCGTAGCCTGCCACATGGTAGATAAACGTATGATAGGCCCTGCACTTAAAGGGGTTTACGACAGAAGAAGTCCTGAATGGGTAATGAACATGATCTTGAACCCTGACGGAATGTTAAAAGAAGACCCTATTGCAAAAGCATTGCTGAAAGAGTACAACAATGCGATTATGTTGAACCAAAATTTGACCGAGGACGAGGCAAGGGATATTGCCGAGTATTTAAGAACGTTGTAA
- a CDS encoding SulP family inorganic anion transporter, with amino-acid sequence MKKYLNLFDFSQKVNYRTEILSGLTVALALVPEAIAFAFIAGLSPLTGLYAAFVMGLVTSILGGRPGMISGATGAVAVVIVTLAQQYGVEYVFATVILAGILQLLAGVLRLGKLMRLVPHPVIFGFVNGLAVIIFMSQMSQFKTVDGEWLSGSTLYIFLGLVLLTMVVIWGLPKLTKVVPASLAAILLVFGIVFFLGLDTRTIGDIASIQGTFPPFHIPDLPFTWETLQIIFPFAGIMAGVGLIESLLTLNIVDEITETRGRGNKEAVAQGTANILSGLFSGMGGCAMIGQSLINTSNGARARLSGIVAALMLLVFIMFGSSLIEKVPMAALTGLMIMVALGTFEWASLKTFRRMPKSDVLVMVLVTLVTVFLHNLALAVLVGVIISALVFAWDNAKRIRARKSIDEEGVKHYEIYGPLFFGSTTLFAEKFDVLNDPEEVVIDFAESRLVDMSAIEAVNKITERYRKVGKKVHLKHLSRDCRRLLANADDIIEVNVLEDPTYKVVVD; translated from the coding sequence ATGAAAAAGTATCTTAATCTTTTTGACTTTTCCCAGAAAGTAAACTATCGCACAGAAATTTTATCGGGCTTAACCGTTGCACTTGCTCTGGTGCCCGAAGCCATTGCCTTTGCATTTATCGCAGGCCTGTCGCCATTGACAGGTTTGTATGCTGCTTTTGTAATGGGATTGGTCACGTCTATCTTGGGCGGTAGACCAGGAATGATCTCTGGTGCGACCGGGGCCGTGGCCGTGGTAATTGTAACGTTGGCACAGCAATATGGAGTAGAATATGTATTTGCCACCGTAATCCTAGCAGGTATTTTGCAGCTGTTGGCCGGAGTGCTTCGATTGGGAAAATTGATGCGCTTGGTACCCCATCCGGTTATATTTGGTTTTGTAAACGGTTTGGCGGTCATTATTTTTATGTCGCAGATGAGCCAGTTCAAAACCGTGGATGGCGAGTGGTTGAGCGGAAGTACCTTGTACATTTTCTTGGGTTTGGTGTTGCTTACTATGGTAGTTATTTGGGGACTGCCCAAACTAACCAAGGTAGTTCCGGCATCTTTAGCAGCCATTCTATTAGTCTTCGGGATTGTTTTTTTCTTGGGATTGGACACACGGACCATTGGAGATATAGCCTCCATTCAAGGAACATTTCCTCCATTTCATATTCCCGACCTTCCTTTTACTTGGGAAACCTTGCAGATTATATTCCCTTTTGCCGGAATTATGGCAGGTGTTGGTCTTATTGAAAGTTTGCTGACACTGAACATTGTGGATGAAATTACCGAAACACGTGGTCGGGGCAATAAGGAAGCCGTTGCCCAGGGAACGGCCAACATACTCTCTGGATTGTTTTCTGGAATGGGTGGCTGTGCCATGATCGGACAAAGTTTGATCAATACCTCCAACGGTGCACGCGCACGACTTTCTGGTATTGTGGCCGCTTTAATGCTCTTGGTGTTTATAATGTTCGGTTCCAGCCTTATTGAAAAAGTTCCTATGGCCGCACTTACAGGACTTATGATCATGGTAGCCTTGGGAACCTTCGAATGGGCGAGCCTAAAAACCTTCCGTAGAATGCCAAAATCCGATGTGTTGGTGATGGTGTTGGTTACTTTGGTCACCGTATTCCTTCACAATTTGGCCTTGGCCGTATTGGTAGGTGTGATTATTTCCGCACTTGTATTTGCATGGGACAACGCAAAACGTATCCGCGCCAGAAAAAGCATTGATGAGGAGGGCGTAAAGCATTACGAAATTTACGGCCCGTTATTTTTTGGCAGTACCACTTTATTTGCTGAAAAATTTGATGTTTTGAACGATCCGGAGGAAGTGGTCATCGACTTTGCGGAAAGTAGGTTAGTCGATATGTCCGCTATTGAAGCTGTGAACAAGATTACGGAACGCTATCGAAAAGTGGGCAAAAAAGTGCACCTGAAACACTTGAGCCGAGACTGTAGAAGATTATTGGCCAATGCCGACGATATTATCGAAGTGAACGTATTGGAAGACCCAACCTATAAAGTTGTGGTGGACTAA
- a CDS encoding META domain-containing protein has product MKNILTLSCIAFLFFSCLDKKKQEPSQTIVAPEAIVKDTMQKEEKEREMEPIAIDMDGSYFKATGTEPFWGLKIYNNKIELKTMEDTIQTPPTEPIKAQDSNIAMYRIQTEATLLDVIIAHKECSNAMSGEVFPYTVTVSYKNTGGDETKVYEGCGSYITDYRLHDIWVLEKMQGTTVSKEDFNGNDVPNMEVNINNNRFSGFSGCNRMNGSLFYEKDVLRFTQIASTRMACPNMEKESEFLSALQSSVNYKIENNRLYLSNDSEENLLIFKKID; this is encoded by the coding sequence ATGAAAAACATTTTAACCCTTAGTTGTATCGCTTTCTTATTTTTTAGCTGTTTGGACAAGAAAAAACAAGAACCTTCCCAAACCATCGTAGCACCAGAAGCAATTGTAAAGGACACTATGCAAAAAGAAGAAAAAGAACGAGAAATGGAACCCATTGCCATCGATATGGATGGTAGTTATTTTAAGGCTACAGGTACCGAACCGTTTTGGGGATTAAAAATATACAACAATAAAATTGAGCTCAAAACCATGGAGGACACCATCCAGACCCCTCCAACGGAACCCATAAAAGCACAGGATTCCAACATTGCCATGTACCGCATACAAACCGAAGCTACCTTATTGGATGTTATTATTGCGCACAAGGAGTGCAGCAATGCCATGTCCGGCGAAGTGTTTCCATATACCGTTACCGTATCCTATAAGAATACGGGCGGAGACGAAACCAAGGTATACGAAGGCTGCGGTTCTTACATTACCGATTATAGACTTCATGATATTTGGGTGTTGGAAAAGATGCAAGGAACCACGGTCAGTAAAGAAGATTTTAATGGCAATGATGTTCCCAATATGGAAGTCAACATCAATAACAATCGATTTTCTGGATTCTCCGGATGTAACCGGATGAACGGAAGTTTATTTTATGAAAAAGATGTGCTGCGTTTTACACAAATCGCCTCTACACGAATGGCATGCCCGAATATGGAAAAGGAATCCGAATTCTTATCGGCATTGCAAAGCAGTGTCAACTACAAAATTGAAAACAACAGACTCTACCTCTCCAATGATTCGGAAGAAAATTTATTGATTTTCAAAAAAATAGACTGA
- a CDS encoding YheT family hydrolase: MPQQDSNYAPPILFRNGHFSTIYSGIIRSVNGVVQNRERIALSDGDFLDLDWSYAQSKSKKLVVLLHGLEGDAQRPYITGSAKILNQNGYDCCAVNFRGCSGEPNIKYRSYHSGATEDLMNILDHILSTRDYKSIFLKGFSLGGNLLLKYLGEGNQIPTELKGAVAVSVPCNLHDSCKQLLSTKNILYAIRFKGNLLEKLRQKQAMFPEKISNADIKKIKTLMDFDDAYTSKAHNFKNALDYYEQCSSLQFLPNIQVPSLIINAKNDSFLGPDCYPVLETDNNPNLHLEMPNYGGHVGFWGKNNITYTEKRALEFFESL, from the coding sequence ATGCCCCAACAAGACTCCAATTATGCACCTCCTATTTTGTTCAGAAACGGGCACTTTTCCACCATATATTCGGGTATAATCCGATCGGTGAACGGTGTGGTCCAAAACAGGGAACGGATTGCCCTTTCCGATGGTGATTTTTTGGATCTTGACTGGAGCTATGCGCAATCCAAATCAAAAAAACTTGTAGTGCTCCTCCACGGCTTGGAGGGAGATGCACAACGCCCCTATATTACCGGAAGCGCCAAAATACTTAACCAAAATGGTTACGATTGTTGTGCAGTGAACTTTAGGGGCTGTAGCGGGGAGCCGAACATAAAATACAGATCTTACCATTCGGGAGCTACCGAAGATTTGATGAACATTCTTGATCATATACTGAGCACAAGGGATTATAAGAGCATCTTTTTGAAAGGCTTCAGTCTGGGCGGAAATCTTTTGCTCAAATATTTGGGAGAGGGAAATCAAATCCCAACCGAATTAAAAGGCGCCGTTGCTGTTTCCGTGCCCTGTAATTTGCACGACTCTTGTAAACAACTTCTCAGCACAAAAAATATACTGTATGCCATCCGGTTTAAAGGCAATCTATTGGAAAAATTGAGACAGAAACAAGCTATGTTCCCAGAGAAAATTAGCAATGCCGACATTAAAAAAATTAAAACCTTAATGGATTTTGATGATGCTTATACTAGCAAAGCACATAATTTTAAAAATGCTTTGGACTATTATGAGCAATGTAGTTCACTTCAATTTTTACCCAACATACAGGTACCCAGTTTGATCATCAATGCCAAAAATGATTCCTTTCTAGGGCCCGATTGTTATCCGGTGTTGGAAACTGATAATAATCCGAACCTACATTTAGAGATGCCCAACTATGGTGGCCATGTGGGGTTTTGGGGCAAAAATAACATAACCTATACCGAGAAAAGGGCTTTGGAGTTTTTCGAATCCCTATAA
- a CDS encoding META domain-containing protein — MKTTTILLFLSVFLAESCIGTKSNEEGLYGTTWELEFISESKIAFEGLFPDKKPLITFNKESGKVTGTDSCNGYSAPFKVEEHNISFGEPGPSTMMFCGGSERQFLEMMAKIDGYSLENGKLSLLVDQDPVLRFKKISP, encoded by the coding sequence ATGAAAACCACCACTATATTGCTTTTCCTTTCCGTGTTTTTGGCCGAATCCTGCATAGGTACAAAATCAAACGAAGAAGGATTATACGGTACAACCTGGGAACTCGAATTTATCTCGGAGTCAAAAATTGCGTTTGAAGGATTATTTCCCGATAAAAAACCACTGATCACTTTTAATAAAGAATCTGGAAAGGTTACCGGCACCGATAGCTGTAACGGCTACTCGGCACCTTTTAAAGTGGAAGAGCATAACATATCTTTTGGGGAACCAGGCCCATCAACCATGATGTTCTGTGGAGGAAGTGAGCGTCAATTTTTGGAAATGATGGCTAAAATAGACGGATACTCCTTGGAGAACGGCAAACTCAGTTTACTAGTGGATCAAGACCCCGTGTTGCGTTTCAAAAAAATATCGCCATGA
- a CDS encoding membrane or secreted protein, which yields MRKFITYLLAFMAISILQAQNQKGAWTTTVSADDGRIIEHVLILTENHFSEAIFEKENGKFIRTKGGSYSTSDDSLTFLFEFDSNAPEVIGESKIEAFKIRNGVLELGNSNWTRIDDGSPGDLNGAWLISGRKRDGEIVKRDTSGPRKTMKILSGTRFQWIAYNTETKQFMGTGGGTYTTIDGKYTENIGFFSRDDSRVGASLQFNYEVKDGDWHHSGSSSKGKPIYEVWSQRAEK from the coding sequence ATGAGAAAGTTTATCACATATTTGCTGGCGTTTATGGCGATTTCAATACTACAAGCCCAAAACCAAAAGGGGGCTTGGACCACAACTGTTTCCGCAGATGATGGCCGTATAATTGAACACGTACTTATTTTAACCGAAAACCATTTTTCCGAAGCCATTTTTGAAAAAGAAAACGGAAAATTTATACGCACCAAAGGCGGTAGTTATAGCACTTCGGATGATTCACTGACTTTTTTGTTCGAATTTGATTCCAATGCACCCGAAGTTATTGGTGAATCCAAAATCGAAGCATTCAAAATAAGGAATGGGGTACTTGAATTGGGCAATTCCAATTGGACTCGAATTGATGATGGCTCGCCTGGCGATCTTAATGGTGCCTGGTTAATCTCTGGAAGAAAACGGGACGGTGAAATTGTGAAACGGGACACCTCCGGACCTCGCAAAACCATGAAAATATTATCTGGCACCCGTTTTCAATGGATAGCATACAATACCGAAACCAAACAATTTATGGGAACGGGAGGGGGTACCTACACCACCATTGATGGCAAATACACCGAAAATATAGGTTTCTTTTCCAGAGACGACTCTAGGGTCGGAGCTAGTTTACAATTCAACTATGAGGTAAAGGATGGCGATTGGCATCATTCTGGTAGCAGCAGCAAAGGAAAGCCCATTTACGAGGTTTGGAGCCAAAGGGCTGAAAAATAA
- a CDS encoding DinB family protein — protein sequence MKLPYREIPKYPENYLPGNILARLIDGLGYRFYWATEGLTENDLAYRPSEKGRSIFETMEHIYVLSNNILLAPDAKPYEKPINPAPYSFKDLRKKTLGNLQSASSKVKNATMEDMENYKVIFKKGEHKFEFPIWNIINGMISDCIHHTGQIVLMRRASGNPQNPNVNVFMGKTKE from the coding sequence ATGAAACTACCCTACCGAGAAATCCCAAAATATCCAGAAAACTACTTGCCCGGAAATATATTGGCCAGATTAATAGATGGCTTAGGGTATCGATTCTATTGGGCAACCGAGGGGTTGACGGAGAATGACCTTGCCTACAGACCATCAGAAAAGGGACGATCCATTTTTGAAACCATGGAACATATTTATGTATTGTCCAACAATATATTATTGGCACCAGATGCAAAACCCTATGAAAAGCCAATAAATCCGGCTCCATATTCTTTCAAGGATTTAAGAAAAAAGACCTTGGGCAACCTTCAATCTGCGAGCAGTAAGGTTAAAAATGCCACCATGGAGGATATGGAAAACTATAAAGTGATCTTTAAAAAAGGTGAACATAAATTCGAATTTCCAATTTGGAACATCATTAACGGGATGATTTCGGATTGCATTCACCACACAGGCCAAATTGTTTTGATGCGACGTGCCAGCGGCAATCCACAAAATCCAAATGTGAATGTGTTCATGGGAAAAACCAAGGAATAA